DNA from Haloferax volcanii DS2:
GAACTCTCGCCTCGGACGTACCGACACCTCGACCGCGCGAGTAAGCTCCTCGGCGTGGCGCTCGTCGCCGTCGGCCTCGACGCGGGTGGTGACACGCTCGTGGGGATTTCGCTCGGCGTTCTGGGCGCCGGGCTGGCACTAACGACCGTCTTTTTACAGATAGATTCATGAACCGAACGAACACCTCGACCCCCGACGACGAGTCGGGAACGGACGAATCGCAAGCCGAACAGACGGACGACCCGCCGGCGGTCGGTGACCCGCCGGGAGAGCCGGCGACCGAGGGAACGAGCGTCTCCCGTCGTCGGTTCCTCGAAGGCGTCGGAATCGCCTCGCTTCTCGGCATCGGCCGGTCCGCTGCCGACGACGACCCGCTGTTCCAGATGGGCGGGCTGAACCCCGTCGACGACCCCATCGGGAACTACCCCTACCGGGACTGGGAGGACCTCTACCGCGAGCAATGGGACTGGGACTCGGTCTCTCGGTCGACGCATAGCGTCAACTGTACCGGCAGCTGCTCGTGGGACGTCTACGTGAAAAACGGGCAGGTGTGGCGCGAGGAGCAGGCCGGTGACTACCCGCGGTTCGACGAGAGCCTGCCCGACCCGAACCCCCGCGGCTGTCAGAAAGGGGCGTGTTACACCGACTACGTCAACGCGGACGAGCGAATCAAACACCCGCTGAAGCGCGTTGGCGACCGCGGCGAGGGGAAGTGGCGGCGCATCTCGTGGGACGAGGCGCTCACCGAAATCGCCGAGCACGTCGTCGACGAGGTGCAGGCCGGTCGCTACGACGCCATCAGCGGCTTCACTCCCATCCCGGCGATGAGCCCCGTCTCGTTCGCCAGCGGGTCGCGGCTCATCAACCTCCTCGGCGGCGTCAGCCACTCGTTTTACGACTGGTACTCCGACCTGCCGCCGGGCCAGCCCATCACGTGGGGCACCCAGACCGACAACGCCGAGAGCGCCGACTGGTACAACGCCGACTACATCATCGCGTGGGGGTCGAACATCAACGTCACCCGCATCCCCGACGCGAAGTACTTCCTCGAATCGGGCTACAACGGGACGAAGCGCGTCGGCGTCTTCACCGACTACTCGCAGACGGCCATCCACACCGACGAGTGGCTCAGCCCCGATTCGGGCACCGACACCGCGCTCGCGCTCGGTATGGCCCGGACCATCGTCGACGAGGGACTGTACGACGAGGCCCACCTCAAAGAGCAGACCGACATGCCGCTTTTGGTCCGGCAGGACACCGGGAAGTTCCTCCGCGCGAGCGAGGTTCCCTCGGTCTCGACCGACGCCGACCGACCCGAGTGGATGTTGCTCATGCTCGACTCTGACGGACGCCTCCGCGAGGCACCGGGGTCGCTCGGTGAACGCGACGGCCAGAAAGACTACTCCAAGAGCATCGAACTCGACTTCGACCCGCAACTGGACGGCGAAACCACGGTCCGAACCGAAGACGGGCGCGTCCGCGTCCGGACCGTGTGGGCCGAACTGCGGGACGAACTCGATGACTGGGGCCCGGAGACCGTCCACGACGAGACCGGCGTCGGCGAAGAGACCTACCAGCGCGTCGCCCGCGAGTTCGCCGAGGCCGACAAGGCGAAGATAATCCAGGGCAAGGGCGTCAACGACTGGTACCACAACGACCTCGGGAACCGCGCGCTCCAGTTGCTCGTCACGCTGACGGGCAACCTCGGCGAGCAGGGGACCGGCCTCGACCACTACGTCGGCCAAGAGAAGATATGGACGTTCCACGGCTGGAAGTCGCTGTCGTTCCCGACGGGCAACGTCCGCGGGGTGCCGACGACGCTGTGGACCTACTACCACGCGGGCATCCTCGACAACACCGACGCCGACACGGCCGCGAAGATACGGGAGTCCATCGACGAGGGATGGATGCCGGTCTACCCCGAGGAACGCGACGACGGCTCTCGTCCCGACCCGACGACCATGTTCGTCTGGCGCGGCAACTACTTCAACCAGGCGAAGGGGAACGTCGCCGTCGAGGAGGAACTGTGGCCGAAACTCGACCTCGTCGTCGACATCAACTTCCGGATGGACTCGACGGCGCTGTACTCGGACATCGTGTTGCCGACCGCGAGCCACTACGAGAAACACGACCTCTCGATGACGGACATGCACAGCTACGTGCATCCCTTCACGCCCGCGGTCGAACCGCTGGGGGAGTCGAAGACCGACTGGCAGATATTCCGCGAACTCGCCGCGAAGATTCAGGAGGTCGCCACGGAGCGCGGCGTCGGGCCGATTTCGGACCGGAAGTTCGACCGCGACATCGACCTCCAGTCCGTCTACGACGACTACGTCCGCGACTGGGAGACCGGCGAAGCCGACGCGCTCGACGAGGACCGCGCCGCCTGCGAGTACATCCTCGAACACTCCGAGGAATCGAATCCGTCCGAGAGCGACGACCAGATAACGTTCGCCGACACGGTCGAACAACCCCAGCGGCTCTTGGCCGCCGGCGACCACTGGACCTCCGACATCGAGGACGGGGCGGCGTACACGCCGTGGAAGGACTTCGTCCAGGACAAAAACCCGTGGCCGACCGTCACCGGCAGACAGCAGTACTACATCGACCACGACTGGTTCCTCGAACTCGGCGAGCAGTTGCCGACG
Protein-coding regions in this window:
- the narG gene encoding nitrate reductase subunit alpha, whose product is MNRTNTSTPDDESGTDESQAEQTDDPPAVGDPPGEPATEGTSVSRRRFLEGVGIASLLGIGRSAADDDPLFQMGGLNPVDDPIGNYPYRDWEDLYREQWDWDSVSRSTHSVNCTGSCSWDVYVKNGQVWREEQAGDYPRFDESLPDPNPRGCQKGACYTDYVNADERIKHPLKRVGDRGEGKWRRISWDEALTEIAEHVVDEVQAGRYDAISGFTPIPAMSPVSFASGSRLINLLGGVSHSFYDWYSDLPPGQPITWGTQTDNAESADWYNADYIIAWGSNINVTRIPDAKYFLESGYNGTKRVGVFTDYSQTAIHTDEWLSPDSGTDTALALGMARTIVDEGLYDEAHLKEQTDMPLLVRQDTGKFLRASEVPSVSTDADRPEWMLLMLDSDGRLREAPGSLGERDGQKDYSKSIELDFDPQLDGETTVRTEDGRVRVRTVWAELRDELDDWGPETVHDETGVGEETYQRVAREFAEADKAKIIQGKGVNDWYHNDLGNRALQLLVTLTGNLGEQGTGLDHYVGQEKIWTFHGWKSLSFPTGNVRGVPTTLWTYYHAGILDNTDADTAAKIRESIDEGWMPVYPEERDDGSRPDPTTMFVWRGNYFNQAKGNVAVEEELWPKLDLVVDINFRMDSTALYSDIVLPTASHYEKHDLSMTDMHSYVHPFTPAVEPLGESKTDWQIFRELAAKIQEVATERGVGPISDRKFDRDIDLQSVYDDYVRDWETGEADALDEDRAACEYILEHSEESNPSESDDQITFADTVEQPQRLLAAGDHWTSDIEDGAAYTPWKDFVQDKNPWPTVTGRQQYYIDHDWFLELGEQLPTHKEGPTRTGGDYPMEYNTPHGRWSIHSTWRDNEKLLRLQRGEPVVYLHPEDAAERGIEDGDTVEVFNDLAEVELQAKLYPSSQRGTARMYFAWERFQFDGDTNFNSLVPMYMKPTQLVQYPEDSGEHLYFFPNYWGPTGVNSDVRVDVRKGGGDAE